From the Candidatus Delongbacteria bacterium genome, one window contains:
- a CDS encoding S41 family peptidase has protein sequence MKFIYAVLLMIIAVLPLTKFKAYGVEMEKCKQLVDSLSDRLNKTYVFPDKALEMEKILKKNLKKYNKIESDHELAQELTKDMRSVYNDGHLEIFVMPPRPEGSMVRSNEDMEKEMSMLAKSKNYQFQKVEILDGNLGYLRLNGFEDVTYAGETAVSAMNFLANTDGLIIDLRENGGGSPSMIQLISSYFFDDVVHLNSFYIRETGETEQYWTQKHVQGKKYLDKPIYILTSHYTYSAAEEFSYNLKNLKRATIVGEITGGGAHPVNMYPMPELGFMLKIPFGRAVNPITNDNWEQVGVKPDIESTKESALDVAISTLYQSMIDNPTEGVNKEALQWALDGLNFKNNPYKIENNDDISEFCGVFGPRKIQLEDGKLIYSRGNNPAVAMIPFKKDWFIIEGVAFFRMEFRRNSDGKIDAIIGHYDNGRMDLTEKK, from the coding sequence ATGAAATTTATCTATGCCGTACTGTTGATGATAATCGCAGTTTTACCGTTAACTAAGTTTAAAGCTTATGGAGTTGAAATGGAAAAATGTAAACAACTGGTTGATTCACTTTCTGATAGACTTAACAAAACTTATGTTTTCCCTGATAAGGCTTTAGAGATGGAAAAAATTCTTAAAAAGAATTTGAAGAAGTACAACAAAATTGAAAGTGATCATGAATTAGCCCAAGAACTTACAAAGGATATGAGATCTGTCTACAATGATGGACATCTTGAAATATTTGTAATGCCACCCAGACCAGAAGGCAGCATGGTTAGATCCAATGAAGATATGGAAAAAGAGATGTCGATGCTTGCAAAATCAAAAAATTATCAATTTCAAAAAGTCGAAATATTGGATGGCAATCTTGGCTATCTGAGATTAAATGGTTTTGAAGACGTGACTTATGCTGGAGAAACTGCTGTTAGTGCAATGAACTTTCTTGCTAATACAGACGGTTTAATAATTGATTTAAGAGAAAATGGTGGCGGTAGTCCAAGCATGATCCAGTTGATATCTTCCTATTTTTTCGATGATGTTGTGCATCTAAATTCCTTCTATATTCGAGAAACAGGAGAAACAGAGCAGTATTGGACACAAAAGCATGTGCAAGGTAAAAAATATTTAGATAAACCTATCTATATTTTAACTTCTCACTATACATATTCAGCCGCAGAAGAGTTTTCATATAATTTAAAAAATCTAAAAAGAGCTACAATTGTTGGAGAAATTACTGGAGGAGGTGCTCACCCTGTTAATATGTATCCAATGCCAGAACTTGGGTTTATGTTGAAAATTCCATTTGGGAGAGCAGTAAATCCAATAACAAATGACAATTGGGAACAAGTAGGAGTAAAACCAGATATTGAATCTACTAAAGAATCTGCACTTGATGTTGCTATAAGTACATTATATCAGTCAATGATAGACAATCCGACTGAAGGAGTTAACAAAGAAGCTCTTCAATGGGCATTAGACGGATTAAATTTTAAAAACAATCCATATAAAATTGAAAACAATGATGATATAAGTGAATTTTGTGGAGTTTTTGGACCTAGAAAAATTCAACTGGAAGATGGAAAGTTAATCTATTCAAGAGGAAATAATCCTGCTGTAGCGATGATTCCTTTTAAAAAAGATTGGTTCATAATCGAAGGCGTAGCATTCTTTAGAATGGAATTTCGTAGGAACTCTGATGGTAAAATTGATGCGATTATCGGACATTATGATAATGGAAGAATGGATTTAACTGAGAAAAAGTAG
- a CDS encoding DUF1961 family protein, with translation MKQKTICIVLLIMVYSLLARNVEQGFIEFKLKIAEDIKNGYDQIFSIDTLFTVDGIGQFELIKDYSAIIGRFKWKSDCEHKGFMFYMTDMEKNKEFLFQFTWDSKLGLSDMYVNGVLLRKENDKFYRPWSPINIDENPVVHSLDSSVSNLVYQPKFYTFREIAKRVPEKLKEKNTECFIKKSDLIDLNIYKRDLIYSNNLSSESDVENWLIEGPAKISFKGNSMIVESESPNPPDAFSGNFNFWCPETFPDSIMIEWEFMPINDFGVCHFFFSALGENGEKITDLSLAERDGHYEQYHSGDLNNYFIIYFSNWNILRTTNFAISSLHKSTPYSFVSHGTKGVDPQKKKFNTIQVYKIKERIMLKIDGEICLDWNDDIKRYGRIYNEGSIGFRQMAEVKARYRNLKVYRISLNN, from the coding sequence ATGAAACAAAAGACTATCTGTATTGTGCTATTAATAATGGTTTATTCGCTACTTGCAAGAAATGTAGAACAAGGATTTATAGAGTTTAAGCTAAAAATAGCAGAGGATATTAAAAATGGATATGATCAAATATTTTCAATAGATACACTTTTTACTGTCGATGGAATTGGTCAATTTGAACTTATCAAAGATTACAGTGCAATAATTGGTAGATTTAAATGGAAAAGTGATTGTGAGCATAAGGGATTTATGTTTTATATGACAGATATGGAAAAGAATAAGGAATTTCTTTTTCAATTCACCTGGGATTCTAAATTGGGTTTATCTGATATGTATGTTAATGGAGTTTTACTTAGAAAAGAAAATGATAAATTTTATAGGCCTTGGAGCCCTATCAATATTGATGAAAATCCAGTAGTTCACTCTCTTGACTCATCTGTAAGTAATCTAGTTTATCAACCAAAATTTTATACTTTTAGGGAAATAGCGAAAAGAGTTCCCGAAAAATTAAAAGAGAAGAACACTGAGTGCTTCATAAAAAAAAGTGATTTGATAGATCTTAATATTTATAAAAGAGATCTTATATATTCAAATAACCTTTCCTCCGAAAGTGATGTAGAAAATTGGCTTATTGAAGGACCTGCAAAAATAAGCTTTAAAGGTAACTCAATGATCGTAGAATCAGAAAGTCCAAATCCGCCTGATGCATTTTCAGGGAATTTTAATTTTTGGTGTCCTGAAACTTTTCCAGATAGTATAATGATCGAATGGGAGTTTATGCCAATAAATGATTTTGGTGTTTGTCATTTTTTCTTTTCAGCTTTAGGAGAGAATGGTGAAAAAATTACTGATCTAAGTTTAGCAGAACGCGATGGACACTATGAACAATATCACTCAGGCGATTTGAATAATTATTTCATAATCTACTTTTCAAATTGGAATATTTTGAGAACTACGAATTTTGCTATCTCTTCTCTCCATAAATCCACTCCTTACTCTTTTGTAAGTCACGGTACTAAAGGTGTTGATCCGCAAAAAAAAAAGTTTAATACAATTCAAGTATACAAAATAAAAGAGAGGATTATGCTCAAGATAGACGGAGAGATTTGTTTAGATTGGAATGATGATATCAAACGTTATGGCAGAATCTATAATGAGGGAAGTATCGGTTTTAGACAAATGGCTGAAGTTAAAGCAAGATATAGGAATCTGAAAGTATATAGAATAAGTTTAAACAATTAA
- a CDS encoding 30S ribosomal protein S18: MEYRKNNDKRKKNEKKKRICRFCEEGTVYIDYKDDKKLAKFTTEQGKIIPKRTSGVCAKHQRLLSTAIKRARLLALLPFVDSTAR, from the coding sequence ATGGAATATAGAAAAAACAACGACAAAAGAAAAAAGAACGAAAAGAAAAAAAGAATCTGTAGATTCTGTGAAGAAGGTACAGTTTACATCGATTACAAAGATGACAAAAAGCTTGCAAAATTCACAACAGAGCAAGGTAAAATTATTCCTAAAAGAACTTCTGGCGTTTGTGCAAAACACCAAAGACTTCTTTCTACAGCAATTAAAAGAGCTAGATTGTTGGCATTGCTTCCTTTCGTGGATTCAACAGCAAGATAA
- a CDS encoding 50S ribosomal protein L9 encodes MQIILREDLQGKGKAGEIINVKDGYARNYLLPKGIAFPATDSFINMFKEEEKSAKKLLEKIKKGAISVKTALEGKVFKFKVKTGEEGKLFGSVTAQNIADEVAKLGIDLDRKKIKLDDHIKTIGEFEVPYKLHAEIEILIKVVVEAEEE; translated from the coding sequence ATGCAGATTATTTTAAGAGAAGATCTTCAGGGTAAAGGAAAAGCCGGAGAGATCATCAATGTTAAAGATGGTTATGCAAGAAACTATCTATTACCAAAAGGTATAGCTTTCCCAGCTACTGATTCATTTATAAATATGTTCAAAGAAGAAGAAAAAAGTGCTAAAAAGCTTCTTGAGAAGATTAAAAAAGGTGCTATTTCTGTAAAGACTGCTCTTGAAGGAAAAGTATTCAAGTTTAAAGTAAAAACTGGAGAAGAAGGAAAACTTTTTGGATCAGTTACAGCTCAAAACATTGCTGATGAAGTTGCTAAACTTGGTATAGATCTTGATAGAAAGAAAATTAAACTTGATGATCACATTAAAACTATTGGTGAATTTGAAGTTCCTTACAAACTTCATGCTGAAATTGAAATTCTTATTAAAGTGGTTGTTGAAGCTGAAGAAGAATAA
- a CDS encoding HNH endonuclease, with protein sequence MGFPKEVKDQIFVDTARHCCVCHRYKGVKVEVHHIKQEALGGENTYENAISLCFDCHCDAGHYNPKHPRGTKFSPSELKKAKQNWIDLVKTNNIKEPSDPDAFLCQYFVCENYESLVEIDNGDLSKFPVENPLIVKNEILKSLGKIIRNHPESYRHANAWGEHYNGRDEYLEKHPDALVKSETDDKYSYFEVVRTPTRDELKKIAAKDGVLKLMLEQEVPIENVSCIVGCYEDACGGVELQEEYIFRRVWCAFLAITNISDQPLALDAVEASINIDSGFSAFQLQNNSVQHIDLPKVPIKPGATAILPIAVVLPPLYSLAREEWSSTSSGGWTEQVQVVTHGGVTSENLSDTYTYGDSILPVGLRYKKDGNIYTQEMHQFDLTNMYCIDRHWQCGSCPHLFFVSDEKMYQRELLAHCENFIGEDSFSIPCGVDSVIIAEIEDEITEIHEIYIDKQLYLSNLTLHKNEYIEIPVTNNNEVMIVGQYIPDGPSNKTIPQGIKRNELVAQFMHSLSKWPNKSVHGIPSLVRLHQ encoded by the coding sequence GTGGGATTCCCTAAAGAAGTAAAAGACCAAATATTTGTAGATACCGCTAGACATTGCTGCGTATGCCACAGGTATAAAGGTGTAAAAGTAGAGGTGCACCATATTAAGCAGGAAGCATTAGGAGGTGAAAATACCTATGAAAATGCTATTTCGCTATGCTTTGACTGTCATTGTGATGCCGGTCACTATAATCCTAAACACCCTCGAGGAACTAAGTTTTCCCCTTCTGAACTTAAGAAAGCTAAGCAAAATTGGATTGACTTAGTTAAGACGAATAATATCAAAGAACCTTCAGATCCTGACGCCTTCTTGTGCCAATATTTCGTGTGTGAAAATTATGAAAGCCTCGTTGAAATTGATAATGGTGATCTATCGAAGTTTCCTGTAGAAAACCCGCTTATTGTGAAGAATGAGATTCTTAAATCCCTTGGAAAAATAATTAGAAATCATCCTGAATCCTATCGGCACGCTAACGCTTGGGGAGAGCATTACAACGGAAGGGACGAGTATCTTGAAAAACATCCTGATGCTTTAGTGAAAAGTGAAACAGACGACAAATACTCATACTTTGAAGTAGTTAGAACACCTACTAGGGATGAGCTTAAAAAAATAGCCGCTAAGGATGGTGTCCTAAAGTTGATGTTAGAACAAGAAGTACCAATTGAAAACGTATCTTGCATTGTCGGATGTTATGAAGATGCATGTGGCGGAGTTGAACTTCAAGAGGAATATATTTTCAGAAGGGTTTGGTGTGCTTTTCTAGCAATCACCAATATTTCAGATCAACCTTTGGCTTTGGATGCAGTTGAAGCCTCTATAAATATTGATAGTGGCTTTTCTGCGTTTCAATTACAAAATAATAGCGTGCAGCATATTGATCTACCTAAAGTCCCAATAAAGCCGGGCGCAACGGCCATTCTACCTATAGCTGTTGTTCTACCTCCCCTTTACTCATTAGCCCGAGAAGAATGGTCGTCAACTAGCTCTGGAGGGTGGACAGAGCAAGTTCAGGTAGTAACTCATGGCGGTGTGACATCAGAAAATCTTAGTGATACTTATACCTATGGTGATTCTATATTACCTGTTGGGTTGCGCTATAAGAAAGATGGCAATATATACACGCAAGAAATGCATCAATTTGATTTAACGAATATGTATTGCATTGATCGCCATTGGCAATGTGGGTCTTGCCCTCACCTATTCTTTGTAAGCGATGAAAAAATGTATCAGCGAGAGCTGCTTGCTCATTGTGAAAACTTTATCGGAGAAGACAGTTTTTCAATACCCTGTGGAGTTGATTCAGTTATCATCGCTGAAATTGAAGATGAAATAACAGAGATTCACGAAATCTACATAGATAAACAGCTGTACCTTAGCAATCTAACACTTCACAAAAATGAATATATTGAAATTCCCGTAACGAATAACAATGAAGTTATGATAGTCGGCCAATACATTCCTGACGGCCCATCAAATAAGACTATACCTCAAGGGATAAAGAGAAATGAACTTGTTGCTCAGTTCATGCATAGCTTATCAAAATGGCCTAACAAGAGCGTGCACGGGATTCCGTCGCTGGTGCGCCTCCACCAGTGA
- a CDS encoding DUF1287 domain-containing protein encodes MNTKIIIENGILRYLYIFIILFCHNFINADEIFFQRLADSSFVLTKQKVVYDPAYRVIKYPNGDVPADKGVCTDVIIRVYRKLGIDLQKEVHEDMKSNFNQYPKNWGLSHTDKNIDHRRVQNLMTFFTRHGETKKITNNPSDYLPGDIICWNLGGGQLHIGIVSRIKSSFENRYLIVHNIGGGQVLEDCLFSFEIIGHYTYER; translated from the coding sequence ATGAATACAAAAATTATCATTGAAAATGGGATACTCAGATATCTATATATTTTTATAATACTATTCTGTCATAATTTTATAAATGCCGATGAAATTTTTTTTCAAAGACTTGCTGATTCTTCATTTGTTCTGACAAAACAAAAAGTTGTTTATGACCCTGCATATAGAGTGATAAAATATCCAAATGGTGACGTTCCTGCTGACAAAGGTGTTTGTACGGATGTGATAATAAGAGTTTATCGAAAATTAGGAATTGATTTACAGAAAGAAGTTCACGAGGATATGAAATCTAACTTTAATCAATATCCAAAGAATTGGGGGTTGTCTCATACTGATAAAAATATTGATCATAGACGTGTTCAAAACTTAATGACATTTTTTACGAGACATGGAGAAACTAAAAAAATTACAAATAATCCAAGTGACTATCTACCTGGGGATATAATCTGTTGGAACTTAGGAGGTGGACAATTACATATAGGAATAGTGAGTAGAATTAAATCATCTTTTGAAAATAGATATTTAATAGTGCACAATATTGGAGGAGGGCAAGTTTTAGAAGATTGCTTATTTTCTTTCGAAATAATAGGGCATTACACTTATGAACGTTAA
- a CDS encoding bifunctional helix-turn-helix transcriptional regulator/GNAT family N-acetyltransferase, producing MDWIKNLQNLGFGSRLKRLSDQIMNSANEVYKELGIDFESRWFVTFNLLYKSEKPLSISELAKALGFSHPAVIKITNILIKKELIVSMKDNSDERKHLLQLSDRGKKLANELDPLWTQFKISTNELLDEIEIDMNMVFAKFEEALSRKSLSMRIVDNYKNYLLSNITIRRYSPEYNQYFKSLNIQWLEKYFKVEETDLVLLDNPKMIIDNSGMILFAEYENMIVGTAAIVKITSDKAEICKMAVFEDYQGKQIGKKLLTEIINYCKAANFQEIVLTTDEKLYKAISLYRSFGFKICEKSEANLKGYEREKSCIAMKITLRNNDEN from the coding sequence ATGGATTGGATAAAAAATCTTCAAAATCTTGGATTTGGATCTAGACTTAAAAGATTATCAGATCAGATAATGAATAGTGCGAATGAGGTTTACAAGGAACTTGGAATTGATTTTGAGTCAAGATGGTTTGTTACATTCAATCTCTTGTATAAATCAGAAAAGCCTTTATCAATTTCTGAATTAGCAAAAGCTTTGGGATTTTCACACCCGGCTGTTATTAAGATTACTAATATTCTTATAAAAAAAGAGCTAATTGTTTCAATGAAAGATAATAGTGACGAAAGAAAGCATCTTTTGCAATTATCAGATAGAGGCAAAAAACTGGCTAATGAGCTCGATCCTTTATGGACACAATTTAAAATTTCCACTAATGAACTTTTGGATGAGATTGAAATTGATATGAATATGGTTTTTGCTAAATTTGAAGAAGCTCTTTCAAGAAAATCATTAAGTATGAGAATTGTTGACAATTATAAGAATTATCTTTTAAGTAATATTACAATCAGGCGATACTCACCTGAATATAATCAGTATTTCAAGAGTTTAAATATTCAGTGGCTAGAAAAGTATTTTAAAGTAGAAGAAACTGACCTTGTACTTCTTGATAACCCTAAAATGATTATTGATAATAGCGGAATGATTCTTTTCGCTGAGTATGAAAATATGATAGTTGGAACTGCTGCTATTGTTAAGATAACATCAGACAAAGCAGAAATCTGCAAAATGGCAGTCTTTGAAGATTATCAGGGGAAACAGATTGGTAAAAAACTTCTTACAGAGATTATCAATTACTGTAAAGCTGCTAATTTTCAGGAAATAGTGCTTACAACTGATGAAAAATTATACAAAGCTATTTCTCTTTACAGAAGTTTTGGATTTAAAATTTGTGAGAAATCAGAGGCAAATTTGAAAGGATATGAAAGAGAAAAAAGTTGTATAGCCATGAAAATAACTCTGAGAAATAATGATGAAAATTAA
- the rpsF gene encoding 30S ribosomal protein S6, translated as MKKYETTVIIDPTIDQAKIDATVKKYEEMILEGGEIIETEKWGKKRLAYMIQKKPTGYYVHYRYMANFDLPAKLERDFNLNVNVMRYLTILTDKKADIQRAKDSKTTTTESQETKA; from the coding sequence ATGAAAAAGTATGAAACAACCGTAATTATTGACCCGACTATCGATCAGGCAAAGATTGATGCAACGGTTAAAAAGTACGAAGAGATGATCCTCGAGGGTGGGGAAATAATTGAAACTGAAAAATGGGGCAAAAAAAGACTTGCTTACATGATTCAGAAAAAACCTACAGGTTATTATGTACACTACAGGTACATGGCTAATTTTGATCTTCCTGCTAAGCTTGAAAGAGATTTCAACCTAAACGTTAACGTAATGAGATATTTAACTATCCTTACTGACAAAAAGGCTGATATTCAGAGAGCTAAAGACTCAAAAACTACTACTACTGAATCTCAAGAAACTAAAGCGTAG
- a CDS encoding amidohydrolase family protein — protein MMKIKLAIILHFLIFTFASPKSVNNYPESAILLVNGYIFDVHNGKYITGHDLVIIDDKIVEIVSHDKISRQNFSSIIDLEGKYIIPGLIDSHVHLTSMPNENCLEIALLKGVTTVRDMGGDGKYLLDLQNAILTEEIVGPDIYFSAVMGGERFISKDSRVKVSTPPEYELGEAPWARLVTHNSIIAEIIDDAIKCGATGIKIYQDLDKEIIKKLSECAKEKGIKVWGHGFVYPANFYDTITSGVEVVSHANSIVLKDSWTPESRNSIDIDTTLIKTQKIVEYFEIMKTRSIYYDPTLKIMEYLFKTYKNQEDIHQTSNYIYKALNMAYNYGVKFVAGTDYPLPSKKSELFPLHEEIIFLVEKAGFKPSDAIISATLHGAEILGISDSIGSIENCKTANLVILKDDPLTDIRNISSIDFVIKNGIIYK, from the coding sequence ATGATGAAAATTAAATTAGCTATAATACTCCATTTTCTGATTTTTACTTTCGCTTCGCCAAAGAGTGTAAATAATTATCCTGAATCAGCAATATTGCTTGTAAATGGCTATATCTTTGATGTACATAATGGTAAATATATTACTGGTCATGATTTAGTCATAATTGATGACAAAATTGTTGAGATAGTCAGTCATGATAAAATTAGTAGACAGAACTTCTCTTCTATAATTGATCTTGAAGGAAAATATATTATCCCGGGTTTAATTGATTCTCATGTTCATCTAACTTCAATGCCCAATGAGAATTGTTTAGAAATCGCTCTTTTAAAAGGTGTTACAACAGTTCGAGATATGGGTGGTGATGGAAAGTATCTGCTTGATTTACAAAATGCAATACTTACAGAAGAAATTGTAGGACCTGATATCTACTTTTCTGCAGTGATGGGAGGCGAAAGATTTATCTCAAAGGATTCAAGAGTAAAGGTATCTACTCCACCAGAATATGAACTTGGAGAAGCTCCTTGGGCAAGACTTGTTACGCATAATAGCATTATTGCAGAAATAATTGATGACGCTATAAAATGTGGAGCAACTGGGATAAAAATTTATCAGGATCTTGATAAAGAGATTATTAAGAAACTATCTGAATGTGCAAAAGAAAAGGGTATAAAAGTTTGGGGACATGGTTTTGTATATCCTGCTAATTTTTACGATACGATTACTTCTGGTGTAGAAGTCGTTTCTCACGCTAATTCAATTGTTCTTAAAGATTCTTGGACTCCAGAAAGCAGAAACTCCATCGATATTGATACTACACTGATAAAAACACAAAAAATAGTCGAGTATTTTGAAATTATGAAAACTCGAAGTATCTACTACGATCCAACTTTGAAAATTATGGAGTATCTTTTCAAGACCTATAAAAATCAAGAAGATATCCATCAAACTTCAAATTATATTTACAAAGCTCTGAATATGGCTTATAATTATGGTGTAAAATTTGTCGCAGGAACAGATTATCCACTTCCATCTAAAAAATCAGAATTATTTCCATTACATGAGGAGATAATTTTTCTTGTAGAAAAAGCAGGTTTTAAGCCTTCTGATGCTATAATATCCGCAACACTTCATGGTGCTGAAATTCTTGGAATATCAGACTCCATTGGATCTATCGAAAATTGTAAAACAGCAAATCTTGTAATTTTAAAAGATGATCCTCTAACAGATATTAGGAACATAAGCTCTATTGACTTTGTCATTAAAAATGGTATAATTTATAAATGA